The following coding sequences are from one Parabacteroides pacaensis window:
- a CDS encoding Wzz/FepE/Etk N-terminal domain-containing protein — protein sequence MEERLPVQEEQEIDLIELAGKVWKRRKFVFKAAGLGVIIGLIVAFSLPKEYVTGVKLSPETTEVSKTGQLGGLAAMAGINLGNSGGVDALYPDIYPDIVSSTPFLLELINIPVESADGEKKMSFYEYMDEHQKKPWWGYITSAPFKLLGWGVSLFKEKEESNNDSIDPFHLTEDQELFIKGIKEKIVVSVDKKSGVITSSVTMQDPLISATVMNVVLENLQNYITDYRTRKAKHDLAFSEKLFKEAKESYFSAQKAYARYVDENHNVISARFKTEEERLRNEMTLTYGVYNQMAQQLEMDKIKVQKVTPVYTVIEPAKVAIKAAKPNKPMILIGFVFLSIIISVGYVLFGETLLNELKNIKDK from the coding sequence ATGGAAGAACGGTTGCCTGTTCAAGAAGAACAGGAAATAGATTTGATAGAGCTGGCGGGAAAGGTGTGGAAAAGGCGAAAATTTGTCTTTAAAGCAGCCGGATTAGGAGTTATAATAGGCTTAATCGTAGCTTTTAGCCTTCCTAAAGAATATGTAACGGGAGTCAAGTTAAGCCCGGAGACTACCGAGGTAAGTAAAACGGGTCAGCTAGGCGGCTTGGCTGCGATGGCAGGAATTAATTTAGGAAACAGTGGCGGTGTGGATGCACTTTATCCTGATATTTATCCTGATATTGTATCGAGTACTCCCTTTTTGTTGGAATTGATAAATATCCCAGTAGAAAGTGCGGATGGAGAAAAAAAGATGAGCTTTTATGAATATATGGATGAGCATCAGAAAAAGCCTTGGTGGGGATATATTACTTCTGCTCCCTTTAAATTGTTAGGATGGGGTGTTTCTTTATTCAAGGAAAAGGAAGAAAGTAATAATGATTCTATTGATCCGTTTCATTTGACTGAAGACCAGGAATTGTTCATTAAAGGCATTAAGGAAAAAATTGTAGTGAGTGTGGATAAGAAGTCCGGCGTAATAACTTCCTCTGTTACCATGCAGGATCCGCTAATTTCAGCTACTGTTATGAATGTTGTTTTAGAAAATCTTCAAAACTATATAACGGATTACAGAACCCGTAAGGCCAAACATGATTTGGCATTTAGTGAAAAGCTTTTCAAAGAGGCGAAGGAATCTTATTTTTCAGCCCAAAAGGCTTATGCCAGGTATGTAGATGAAAATCATAATGTTATTTCAGCTCGGTTTAAAACGGAAGAAGAGCGTTTACGCAATGAAATGACGTTGACTTATGGAGTTTATAACCAGATGGCGCAGCAATTGGAGATGGATAAAATAAAGGTACAGAAAGTAACTCCTGTGTATACTGTTATTGAGCCAGCTAAAGTAGCTATTAAAGCAGCTAAACCCAATAAACCGATGATTTTAATAGGCTTTGTTTTTCTCTCGATAATAATAAGCGTAGGTTATGTCCTCTTTGGAGAAACCTTGCTTAATGAATTAAAGAACATAAAAGATAAGTAG
- a CDS encoding nucleotide sugar dehydrogenase has product MMEIKICVLGLGYVGLPLARLFSTKYKTIGFDMNQQRVNALMQGHDSTLEVSDGLLKDAIVNHGFTCTTNLDNIRECNFYIVAVPTPVDINNRPDLKPLCRASETIGKVISQGNIVVYESTVYPGVTEEECLPIIEQVSGLKYNVDFFAGYSPERINPGDKEHTVEKIKKVTSGSTPEIADIVDNVYNSVLVNGTHKAPSIKVAEASKIIENSQRDVNIAFMNELAKIFNAMGIDTNDVIEAASSKWNFIKLNPGLVGGHCISVDPYYLIQKAQVYGVLPRIMFAARRLNDGMGAYVANQVIKCMNKKGIIVKDANILILGITFKENCPDIRNTKVVDIYSTLLEFTRNITIYDPWANVDKVEHEYGIEVTTQDINVLKGKFDAVILGVAHNEFKNINIRDFLSTSNGVVYDVKGILDKAIIDGRL; this is encoded by the coding sequence ATTATGGAAATAAAAATCTGTGTTTTGGGTTTGGGATATGTCGGATTGCCTTTGGCAAGACTTTTTTCAACAAAGTACAAAACAATCGGTTTTGATATGAATCAACAAAGGGTAAATGCATTAATGCAAGGTCATGATTCTACTCTTGAGGTTTCTGATGGATTATTAAAGGATGCAATAGTCAATCACGGCTTTACCTGTACGACGAATTTGGATAACATCAGAGAATGTAATTTTTACATAGTAGCTGTTCCGACACCGGTTGATATAAATAACCGTCCGGACTTAAAACCATTATGTAGAGCCAGCGAAACCATAGGGAAAGTGATCTCCCAAGGAAACATTGTCGTATATGAATCTACCGTGTATCCAGGAGTAACGGAGGAAGAATGTTTACCGATTATAGAACAGGTGTCTGGTTTAAAATATAATGTTGATTTTTTCGCAGGTTATTCACCAGAACGGATTAATCCCGGCGATAAAGAACATACTGTAGAGAAAATAAAGAAAGTTACTTCTGGCTCTACACCTGAAATAGCAGACATTGTGGATAATGTATATAATTCTGTATTAGTAAATGGAACACATAAAGCCCCTTCTATCAAAGTAGCTGAAGCTTCAAAGATTATTGAAAATTCTCAGCGGGATGTCAATATCGCATTTATGAATGAGTTAGCTAAGATTTTTAATGCAATGGGGATTGATACTAATGATGTAATAGAGGCAGCATCATCAAAATGGAATTTCATTAAATTAAATCCCGGCTTAGTTGGTGGACATTGTATCAGTGTGGATCCTTATTATCTGATCCAAAAAGCACAAGTTTATGGTGTGTTGCCACGGATTATGTTTGCTGCACGTCGTTTGAATGATGGAATGGGTGCTTATGTGGCCAATCAAGTAATTAAGTGCATGAACAAGAAAGGAATAATTGTAAAGGATGCTAACATACTAATTTTAGGTATCACTTTTAAAGAAAACTGTCCTGATATTCGTAATACAAAAGTTGTAGATATCTATTCTACGCTTTTAGAGTTCACGCGGAATATCACCATATATGATCCTTGGGCAAATGTTGATAAAGTAGAACATGAATATGGTATAGAAGTAACTACTCAAGATATAAATGTATTAAAAGGAAAATTTGATGCAGTAATTCTTGGGGTGGCTCATAATGAATTTAAGAATATAAATATTCGTGATTTTCTCTCAACTTCCAATGGAGTGGTTTATGATGTGAAAGGAATATTGGATAAAGCCATTATTGATGGAAGATTGTAA
- a CDS encoding MutS-related protein codes for MKKVYTFYQGKIDALSEKLSKLKRDIHLIGSARLLLVVGAVVCLWIFRQEGAWILTMIGAVFLLPFIGLMVIHNKLFRNKEYTESHLELNRNELMGLNYDYSAFDGAKEVSTPEHSFGLDLDLFGDCSLFQSINRTVTFPGKQFLSQWFIHPLTHKQQILNRQKAIQELSEMTEVRQRFYVLGKIYKGKQNDRDMIRRLMDSPSLFAKSIFWNVVKWVFPLTWLVVIVLVSFHLLPATIFTWLTLACLLIALSQTKKVNVFHNSISKMEKILISYSHLMKVIEQQPFQTEELKRIAAELTTHNQKASEIIKQLSGYLGKLDQRYNIAAAFVLNVLFLWDIRQTIQIEKWISQHVENMEEWFHALGKFDALSSLATFRFNHPDYVFPIITDTYFSMIGKGLGHPLMHRDLCVKNDIRIEHAPYFLIITGANMAGKSTYLRTVGVNYLLACVGAPVYADELTLYPAQLVTSLRTADSLVNNESYFFAELKRLKMIIDRLQSGEELFIILDEILKGTNSIDKQKGSIALMKQLISQKACGIIATHDLVLGTLEKEFPNEIKNFRFEADITDNELTFSYQLREGIAQNMNACFLMKKMGITI; via the coding sequence ATGAAAAAAGTGTATACATTTTATCAGGGGAAAATCGATGCTTTATCTGAAAAGCTCTCCAAATTAAAACGGGATATTCATTTAATTGGTTCCGCGCGGTTATTATTAGTAGTAGGTGCAGTTGTATGTCTATGGATATTCCGGCAGGAAGGAGCTTGGATACTTACTATGATAGGTGCTGTTTTTTTGCTTCCTTTTATCGGATTAATGGTAATACATAATAAATTATTCCGAAACAAAGAGTACACAGAAAGCCATTTGGAATTAAACCGGAACGAATTGATGGGTCTGAATTACGATTATAGTGCTTTCGACGGTGCCAAAGAAGTATCTACCCCGGAACATTCTTTCGGGCTGGATTTAGACTTGTTCGGTGATTGTTCGTTATTCCAGTCCATCAACCGGACGGTTACTTTTCCGGGAAAACAATTCTTGTCGCAATGGTTCATTCATCCCCTTACTCATAAACAACAAATACTTAACCGTCAGAAAGCCATCCAAGAGCTTTCGGAAATGACGGAGGTAAGACAACGGTTTTATGTCTTAGGGAAAATATATAAAGGGAAACAAAACGACCGGGATATGATCCGGCGACTTATGGATTCACCGTCACTTTTTGCGAAAAGTATTTTTTGGAATGTAGTAAAATGGGTATTTCCGCTTACTTGGCTTGTGGTAATTGTATTAGTCAGCTTTCACCTTTTGCCGGCTACGATATTCACTTGGCTTACCCTTGCTTGCTTATTAATTGCTTTAAGCCAAACAAAGAAAGTCAATGTGTTTCATAATTCTATCAGCAAGATGGAGAAAATATTGATCTCTTATTCTCATTTAATGAAAGTGATAGAGCAACAACCGTTCCAAACCGAAGAGCTAAAGCGGATAGCGGCAGAACTTACTACTCACAACCAAAAAGCATCGGAAATCATTAAACAACTGTCCGGTTACCTGGGGAAATTGGATCAGCGGTATAATATAGCGGCAGCTTTTGTTTTAAATGTTCTTTTTCTCTGGGATATTCGACAAACTATTCAAATTGAAAAATGGATTTCCCAGCATGTGGAGAATATGGAAGAGTGGTTTCATGCTCTAGGCAAATTTGATGCGCTTTCTTCTCTGGCAACTTTTCGGTTCAATCATCCTGATTATGTATTTCCCATTATTACCGATACTTATTTTAGTATGATCGGTAAGGGATTAGGACATCCGCTAATGCATCGGGATCTATGCGTGAAAAATGATATCCGTATAGAACATGCTCCATATTTCCTAATTATTACGGGAGCTAATATGGCGGGAAAAAGTACTTATCTGCGGACAGTGGGGGTAAATTATTTATTAGCTTGTGTCGGAGCACCTGTATATGCTGACGAGCTGACTTTATATCCGGCCCAATTAGTAACCAGCCTGCGTACTGCGGATTCATTAGTAAACAATGAGTCTTATTTCTTTGCCGAACTGAAACGCTTAAAAATGATTATCGACAGATTACAAAGCGGAGAAGAGCTTTTTATTATCTTGGACGAAATTTTAAAGGGAACCAATTCCATTGATAAACAAAAAGGTTCTATTGCTCTAATGAAACAACTTATTTCCCAAAAAGCTTGTGGAATCATCGCCACTCATGACTTGGTATTAGGTACTTTGGAAAAAGAATTTCCTAATGAAATAAAGAACTTCCGCTTCGAAGCTGACATTACCGACAATGAGCTAACCTTTTCTTACCAGCTTCGCGAAGGAATAGCACAAAATATGAATGCTTGTTTCTTAATGAAAAAGATGGGGATTACTATCTAA
- a CDS encoding DapH/DapD/GlmU-related protein, producing the protein MRGLIIWLFQLLKRPWLLFRHNKVPLSTRVVSGSLLVDCKIGNYCYIGKGIYNSVETGNYCSIAPNVVIGGMEHSYWAISTSTHLSEHCISGRKTIIGHDVWIGANCVVRQGVKIGSGVVIGAGSIITKDVPENSIVCGAPAKLLRERFNVKVWEQIKKSHYWDYKKKYARKIIAQLDLKDEGDRINLNK; encoded by the coding sequence ATGAGAGGTTTAATTATATGGTTATTCCAGTTATTGAAACGTCCTTGGCTTCTTTTCAGGCATAACAAGGTTCCCCTTTCTACCCGGGTTGTAAGCGGTAGTTTGTTAGTAGATTGTAAAATAGGTAACTATTGCTATATAGGAAAAGGAATATACAATTCGGTAGAGACGGGGAATTACTGCTCTATAGCTCCTAACGTTGTCATTGGTGGTATGGAACATTCTTACTGGGCCATATCTACCTCAACCCACTTAAGCGAACACTGTATATCCGGTAGAAAAACGATCATAGGTCATGATGTATGGATTGGAGCTAATTGTGTGGTCCGTCAGGGAGTAAAAATAGGGAGCGGAGTTGTGATCGGTGCAGGAAGTATTATAACAAAAGATGTACCCGAAAATTCTATTGTATGTGGTGCCCCTGCGAAACTATTGAGAGAGAGGTTTAATGTTAAAGTCTGGGAACAAATTAAAAAAAGTCACTATTGGGATTATAAGAAAAAATATGCCCGGAAAATTATTGCTCAGCTTGATTTAAAAGACGAGGGAGATAGAATAAATCTTAATAAATAA
- a CDS encoding glycosyltransferase family 2 protein, whose product MEDCKIILSVICPVYNEIKYIDACIQSILFQDYPKRNIEILFVDGMSIDGTRDLINRYAKSNPFIKLVDNPQRIVPIAMNIGIRASKGDIVIRLDAHALYPTNYFSALVNQLVILGADNVGAACRTDVLNKNQKTLAIKEVLSNRFGVGNSTFRLGVDNVMEVDTVPFGCWRKEVFEKYGYYDERLIRNQDIELNKRIIRGGGHICLISDTYSTYLARETFKGIARNNYLNGKWNILTVFYTKQFSSLSIRHFVPLLFLLSLFLPALLSLFYLPIIAVMLLSLGSYIVCIFIICFLLSIKKKLSFFYLFMTFPLLHSSYGWGSFIGLISLWKIK is encoded by the coding sequence ATGGAAGATTGTAAAATTATACTTTCAGTAATCTGTCCAGTCTATAATGAAATAAAATATATCGATGCTTGCATCCAATCTATTTTATTTCAGGATTACCCCAAAAGGAATATCGAAATATTGTTTGTAGACGGGATGAGTATAGATGGAACACGTGACTTGATAAATAGATATGCAAAATCTAATCCATTTATTAAGTTAGTGGATAATCCTCAGCGTATAGTACCGATTGCTATGAATATAGGTATTAGAGCGTCAAAAGGAGATATTGTTATTCGTTTGGATGCCCATGCTTTATATCCTACAAACTATTTCTCTGCATTGGTGAATCAACTTGTAATATTAGGGGCTGATAATGTAGGTGCGGCATGTCGAACAGATGTATTGAATAAAAATCAGAAGACACTTGCCATTAAAGAGGTATTGAGTAATCGGTTTGGAGTAGGTAATTCTACATTCCGTTTAGGAGTTGACAACGTGATGGAAGTGGATACTGTACCATTCGGTTGTTGGAGAAAAGAAGTTTTTGAAAAATATGGTTACTATGATGAACGGCTGATACGTAATCAGGATATCGAATTGAATAAACGTATTATTCGTGGAGGAGGGCATATCTGTCTGATTTCTGATACTTATTCTACATATTTGGCACGTGAAACATTTAAAGGGATTGCAAGAAATAATTACTTAAATGGTAAATGGAATATTTTGACTGTGTTTTATACTAAACAATTCAGTTCATTATCTATCCGTCATTTTGTACCTTTACTTTTTTTGTTGTCTCTTTTTTTACCTGCCTTATTATCGTTGTTTTATCTGCCAATTATTGCAGTTATGCTATTGTCTCTGGGTTCTTACATCGTTTGTATTTTTATAATATGTTTTCTTTTGAGTATAAAAAAGAAACTTAGCTTTTTCTACTTATTCATGACGTTCCCCTTATTGCATTCATCGTATGGATGGGGATCTTTTATAGGTCTCATAAGTTTATGGAAAATAAAATAA
- a CDS encoding glycosyltransferase family 4 protein: protein MKILFLAQYITLEGNPAFMRNITGYGYMVKDIAEAVGVVEQVDLLTLSGFTKETHCGHIHLLRKTRIGTFLHLKMRYMLQWWHVINQYSFSFKRELQLLVYYASLGYIDHILKTGNYDLVHIHGVGGVTRGYEKVCKRYRIPYLITLHGLNSFEEGILMEAGEKRVERDFLRDALVLKKLVSFISTGIKSTAEQYLKIKECVNFLVIPNGTVVCKQNCNRNIREIYGINNSDFLLVYVGNISLRKNQIQVAQSYLSLPEQQRKRVKILFVGQKNENGLADFIADNHLSEHLICIGNIPKTDIHNFYIAADATIMSSISEGFGLSIIEGFVYGKPNVTFADLAAVPDLYHEKAMVLVKERSDIALANGMLKVMNNNWDAAWITRYAENFSFEVMAKRYLRVYQKILNREY, encoded by the coding sequence ATGAAAATCCTTTTTTTAGCTCAATACATAACCTTGGAAGGTAATCCCGCATTTATGCGAAATATTACGGGATACGGCTATATGGTGAAAGATATTGCGGAAGCTGTTGGCGTAGTAGAACAGGTTGATCTTTTGACTTTATCCGGTTTTACAAAAGAAACACATTGTGGTCATATTCATCTACTTCGGAAAACAAGAATAGGGACATTTTTACATTTGAAAATGCGTTACATGCTGCAATGGTGGCATGTAATAAATCAATATTCGTTCTCTTTCAAACGGGAATTGCAACTATTGGTTTACTATGCATCTTTAGGATACATAGATCATATTTTAAAAACAGGTAATTATGATTTAGTTCATATTCATGGCGTTGGAGGTGTTACCCGAGGATATGAGAAGGTTTGTAAACGATATCGGATCCCTTATTTAATTACGCTGCATGGGCTAAATAGTTTTGAAGAGGGAATATTGATGGAAGCTGGGGAAAAAAGAGTGGAAAGGGATTTTCTTCGGGATGCCTTAGTTTTGAAAAAACTGGTAAGTTTTATTAGTACTGGAATCAAAAGTACGGCAGAGCAATATTTAAAGATAAAAGAATGTGTAAACTTTTTAGTTATTCCGAATGGAACAGTAGTATGCAAACAAAATTGCAATCGGAATATTCGGGAGATATATGGCATCAATAATTCCGACTTTTTATTGGTTTATGTCGGTAATATTTCTCTCCGTAAAAATCAAATACAAGTAGCCCAAAGTTACTTGTCATTGCCTGAACAGCAACGTAAACGTGTCAAGATATTGTTTGTCGGACAAAAAAATGAGAATGGATTGGCTGATTTTATTGCGGATAATCATCTGTCTGAACATCTGATCTGCATAGGAAATATTCCTAAAACGGATATCCATAATTTTTATATCGCTGCTGATGCCACAATTATGTCTAGTATATCTGAGGGATTTGGATTGAGTATTATAGAAGGGTTTGTTTATGGTAAACCTAATGTTACTTTTGCAGATTTAGCGGCGGTTCCTGATTTGTATCACGAGAAAGCAATGGTGCTCGTGAAAGAGCGTTCTGATATAGCTCTAGCGAATGGGATGTTAAAGGTGATGAACAATAACTGGGATGCAGCTTGGATTACCAGGTATGCTGAAAATTTTTCTTTCGAAGTAATGGCAAAACGATATTTGAGAGTTTATCAAAAAATTCTGAATCGTGAATATTAG
- a CDS encoding DegT/DnrJ/EryC1/StrS family aminotransferase has product MNKLIWLSLAHMSGREQEFIKEAFDTNWVVPLGPNVNAFEKELSQYIGENKHVVALSAGTAALHLGLILLDVKPEDEVICQSFTFAASANPVAYQGATPVFVDSETDTWNMNPVFLEEAIKDRLRKTGKLPKAIIPVHLYGMPAKMDEILSIASHYEIPVLEDAAEALGSEYKGHKCGTFGHYSALSFNGNKMITTSGGGALICQSAEEAKRIMFYATQAREKAPHYQHEKIGYNYRMSNICAGIGRGQMFVLDEHIARRRAIHKLYTEWLKDIPGITVXNYRMSNICAGIGRGQMFVLDEHIARRRAIHKLYTEWLKDIPGITVKQNPSVDFNSNFWLTCILVDSQKCGITREDIRLYLEEKNIETRPLWKPMHLQPVFLKAPFYGDGTSEHLFEKGLCLPSGPTLTDEDIRFVVDSIVSKVEIRK; this is encoded by the coding sequence ATGAATAAACTAATTTGGCTTTCACTTGCTCACATGTCAGGGCGGGAGCAAGAATTTATTAAAGAAGCTTTCGATACCAATTGGGTTGTTCCCTTAGGCCCGAATGTAAATGCTTTTGAAAAAGAGTTATCTCAATATATTGGAGAAAATAAACATGTTGTAGCATTAAGTGCCGGAACGGCAGCCCTTCACTTAGGACTTATTCTCTTGGATGTAAAACCGGAGGATGAAGTAATCTGCCAGAGTTTTACTTTTGCAGCTTCTGCTAATCCGGTTGCCTACCAAGGAGCAACGCCTGTATTTGTAGATAGTGAAACGGATACCTGGAATATGAATCCGGTGTTTTTGGAAGAAGCCATTAAAGACAGGTTACGCAAAACGGGAAAACTGCCGAAAGCCATTATTCCGGTGCATTTGTATGGCATGCCGGCAAAGATGGACGAGATTTTATCTATTGCCTCGCACTATGAAATTCCGGTTTTGGAAGACGCAGCCGAAGCGTTAGGCTCGGAGTATAAGGGTCACAAATGTGGGACTTTCGGTCATTATTCCGCCTTGTCTTTTAATGGCAATAAGATGATTACTACTTCGGGAGGCGGTGCATTGATTTGTCAGAGCGCAGAAGAAGCTAAACGGATTATGTTTTATGCTACCCAGGCACGGGAAAAAGCTCCCCATTATCAACATGAGAAGATTGGATATAATTACCGGATGAGTAATATTTGTGCCGGTATTGGCCGTGGACAGATGTTTGTTTTAGATGAACACATTGCGCGTCGTCGGGCGATTCATAAATTATATACTGAATGGTTGAAAGATATTCCAGGCATTACCGTAANTAATTACCGGATGAGTAATATTTGTGCCGGTATTGGCCGTGGACAGATGTTTGTTTTAGATGAACACATTGCGCGTCGTCGGGCGATTCATAAATTATATACTGAATGGTTGAAAGATATTCCAGGCATTACCGTAAAGCAGAATCCTTCGGTGGATTTTAATTCTAACTTTTGGTTAACCTGTATTTTAGTGGACTCTCAAAAGTGTGGGATAACCAGAGAAGATATCCGTTTATATTTGGAAGAAAAGAATATTGAGACGCGTCCCTTATGGAAACCGATGCATTTGCAACCTGTCTTTTTAAAGGCCCCCTTTTATGGGGATGGGACATCTGAACATTTGTTTGAAAAGGGTCTGTGTTTACCTTCGGGGCCTACATTAACAGATGAAGATATTCGCTTTGTAGTTGATTCTATTGTGTCTAAAGTAGAAATAAGGAAATAA
- a CDS encoding phospholipase A, with the protein MRNLYLIAALICISHALHAQILAKDSAEVYNPDSIRAILDKRPYFTLFKDNYFIGGTTIGKKPTSKNSDVKFQLSISQRLTKSKLPFDTYLFLMYTQKAFWNVFQKSFPMRDLNFNPGIGFAHLIVRHNKYIGKAYLMFEHESNGRDSIESRSWNRVTFSGSLLLNKNWEAQIKAWIPIVDGRNNKDLVKYCGYMQLAANYRTNNHLFNAAAIVTKRGGLNFNFNTTLELSYKFNNNENQYLFLQYYNGFGENLLDYNRFHSMLRIGIVIKPQDFSAY; encoded by the coding sequence ATGAGAAATCTATATTTGATTGCAGCACTTATTTGTATAAGCCATGCATTACACGCCCAAATCTTGGCAAAAGATTCGGCTGAAGTATATAATCCGGATAGTATACGCGCTATTTTGGACAAACGCCCATATTTCACCCTTTTTAAAGACAACTATTTTATAGGAGGAACTACGATCGGGAAAAAACCAACTAGTAAGAACTCCGATGTTAAGTTCCAGTTGAGTATCAGCCAACGATTGACGAAAAGTAAACTTCCGTTCGATACGTATTTATTTTTAATGTATACGCAGAAAGCTTTTTGGAATGTTTTCCAGAAGTCTTTTCCTATGAGAGACTTGAATTTTAATCCCGGAATTGGTTTTGCCCACCTTATCGTACGTCACAATAAATATATAGGAAAGGCTTATTTAATGTTTGAACATGAGTCGAACGGCCGCGACAGTATAGAGTCCAGAAGCTGGAACCGTGTTACTTTTTCCGGTTCACTTTTATTAAATAAGAATTGGGAGGCGCAGATAAAGGCTTGGATTCCTATTGTAGACGGGAGGAACAATAAAGATTTGGTAAAATATTGCGGTTATATGCAATTAGCCGCTAATTACCGGACTAATAATCATCTTTTTAATGCTGCTGCTATTGTGACCAAAAGAGGTGGCTTGAACTTTAATTTTAATACTACCCTTGAATTAAGTTATAAATTCAATAATAATGAAAATCAATATCTATTTCTTCAATACTACAATGGGTTTGGCGAAAATTTGCTGGATTATAACCGGTTTCATAGTATGCTAAGAATCGGGATTGTGATCAAGCCCCAGGATTTCAGTGCTTATTAA
- a CDS encoding sugar transferase, producing MFFKSIFDRGASFFGLILLFPVLIVVGVLIRIKMPGGPVIFKQKRVGQHGQLFTMYKFRSMTVNHSGSSVSVKGESRITPFGAVLRRYKLDELPELWNVLVGDMSFVGPRPDVPGYADKLKGDNRRMLLLKPGITGPASLKYRNEEELLTEQDDPQQYNDEVLFPDKVRINIEYLDNWSFWNDIKIIICTILGKNL from the coding sequence ATGTTTTTCAAATCTATCTTTGATCGAGGAGCTTCGTTTTTCGGCTTAATTCTTTTATTTCCTGTTTTAATTGTTGTCGGCGTTTTGATTCGTATCAAGATGCCAGGAGGTCCTGTCATATTCAAGCAAAAAAGAGTTGGACAACACGGACAGTTATTTACGATGTATAAGTTCCGTTCGATGACTGTTAATCATTCCGGAAGCTCCGTTTCTGTGAAAGGAGAAAGTCGTATCACTCCTTTTGGAGCTGTGTTGAGAAGATATAAATTGGATGAACTACCCGAATTGTGGAATGTGCTGGTGGGTGATATGAGTTTTGTTGGTCCTCGACCAGATGTACCTGGATATGCAGATAAACTGAAAGGAGACAATAGAAGAATGCTTCTTTTAAAGCCAGGCATTACCGGGCCAGCCAGTCTGAAATATCGGAATGAAGAAGAATTATTAACGGAGCAGGATGATCCTCAACAATATAATGATGAAGTGTTATTTCCTGATAAAGTGAGGATTAATATAGAATATCTGGATAATTGGTCTTTTTGGAATGATATTAAAATTATTATTTGCACAATATTGGGTAAAAATTTATGA
- a CDS encoding helix-turn-helix domain-containing protein: MKDSYKEIVRSVPNSDCAFKYIELGRGVSLPSWDKEKNLLLFVLEGKLKLSIGEGSFRFLQKGSFILLSKGEAFKGTGMQPDSRLVIFLFNRVDTVWTSTKIKKLLDASDKKAGKPHEPLLIVRPLEMFLKLIVLYTEEKDIDKSFYANKESELLSLLYAFYSAEELGRMFYPLLHTNLDFKSFVEANYLKVESASELADLAGCSLVTLNRKFKEYFQDTAYQWIIKNKMVLILKRLQTPSGSLSEIAKEFGFYSGSELNRFCQRQFGTSALKLRKQAIGKKSVRKM, from the coding sequence ATGAAAGACTCATATAAAGAAATCGTACGCAGTGTCCCCAATAGCGATTGTGCATTTAAATACATAGAATTAGGACGCGGCGTATCTTTGCCCTCTTGGGACAAGGAGAAGAACCTGTTGTTGTTTGTATTGGAAGGGAAATTAAAGCTTTCTATCGGCGAGGGTTCTTTCCGCTTTTTACAAAAAGGAAGCTTTATTTTGCTTTCCAAGGGAGAGGCTTTTAAAGGGACAGGGATGCAACCGGATAGCCGGTTGGTGATTTTCCTTTTTAACCGTGTGGATACGGTGTGGACTTCCACAAAAATCAAAAAGCTGCTGGATGCCTCGGATAAAAAAGCCGGAAAGCCCCATGAACCTTTATTAATAGTTCGTCCCTTAGAAATGTTTTTAAAGTTGATCGTTCTTTACACGGAAGAAAAAGATATAGACAAATCCTTTTATGCTAATAAAGAGAGCGAACTGTTATCGCTACTTTACGCTTTTTATTCCGCCGAGGAGTTAGGAAGGATGTTTTATCCTCTTTTACACACAAACCTGGATTTTAAAAGTTTTGTAGAGGCTAATTACCTGAAAGTGGAAAGCGCTTCGGAATTAGCGGATCTAGCCGGTTGTAGCTTGGTAACCTTAAATCGTAAGTTCAAGGAATATTTCCAGGATACGGCTTACCAGTGGATCATAAAAAACAAAATGGTTTTGATCTTAAAGCGTCTTCAAACTCCTTCGGGATCTTTGTCGGAGATCGCTAAGGAGTTCGGTTTTTATTCTGGCTCTGAGTTAAACCGTTTTTGCCAGCGCCAGTTCGGTACCTCGGCTTTAAAGCTTCGCAAGCAGGCTATCGGGAAAAAATCGGTTCGCAAAATGTAG